The proteins below are encoded in one region of Numenius arquata chromosome W, bNumArq3.hap1.1, whole genome shotgun sequence:
- the LOC141476771 gene encoding LOW QUALITY PROTEIN: adenosine 5'-monophosphoramidase HINT1-like (The sequence of the model RefSeq protein was modified relative to this genomic sequence to represent the inferred CDS: deleted 1 base in 1 codon), which produces MEKAEGRSTTRRGSLRGLANVFSLHPQVGSLRAPRARKLPEPRGREQAKTTDETANRDAGSAGGDLAAQWAPRRAWPSGGSAGATTGVVVADELIGARAAWPGGATAVFGKIIGKALPANVAYEDEECLAFRDLSPQAPTLLLVMPKEPVIRLSEAEDSGECLLGHLMTVGKKRAAHLGLANGFRMVVDEGPEGGQPVCRVHLRILGGRQLGWPPG; this is translated from the exons ATGGAGAAGGCCGAG GGTCGCAGCACTACACGGCGCGGATCCCTCCGCGGACTCGCCAacgtcttctccctccacccccaggtcgGATCCCTCCGCGCCCCGAGGGCACGCAAGCTCCCTGAGCCCCG GGGACGGGAACAAGCGAAAACGACAGACGAGACAGCCAATCGAGACGCGGGGTCGGCCGGCGGCGATCTGGCGGCCCAATGGGCGCCGCGGAGGGCCTGGCCGAGCGGAGGAAGCGCGGGGGCGACAACGGGCGTTGTCGTGGCTGACGAGCTTATTGGGGCGCGGGCCGCCTGGCCCGGTGGCGCCACTGCTGTCTTCGGAAAGATCATCGGCAAGGCGCTT CCCGCCAACGTCGCCTACGAGGACGAGGAG tgccttgcgttccgtgatctttccccccaagctccgacgcttctcctagtcatgcctaaggagccagttatcaggttatctgaagcagaagattctgGTGAATGC ctgcttgggcatttaatgactgttggcaagaagcgtgctgctcacctgggcctGGCCAATGGATTCCGGATGGTTGTGGATGAAGGGCCCGAGGGTGGGCAGCCTGTGTGTCGCGTACATCTACGTATTCTGGGTGGCCGTCAGTTGGGCTGGCCGCCTGGCTAA
- the LOC141476772 gene encoding LOW QUALITY PROTEIN: adenosine 5'-monophosphoramidase HINT1-like (The sequence of the model RefSeq protein was modified relative to this genomic sequence to represent the inferred CDS: deleted 1 base in 1 codon) produces MEKAEGRSTTRRGSLRGLANVFSLHPQVGSLRAPRARKLPEPRGREQAKTTDETANRDAGSAGGDLAAQWAPRRAWPSGGSAGATTGVVVADELIGARAAWPGGATAVFGKIIGKALPANVAYEDEECLAFRDLSPQAPTLLLVMPKEPVIRLSEAEDSGECLLGHLMTVGKKRAAHLGLANGFRMVVDEGPEGGQPVCRVHLRILGGRQLGWPPG; encoded by the exons ATGGAGAAGGCCGAG GGTCGCAGCACTACACGGCGCGGATCCCTCCGCGGACTCGCCAacgtcttctccctccacccccaggtcgGATCCCTCCGCGCCCCGAGGGCACGCAAGCTCCCTGAGCCCCG GGGACGGGAACAAGCGAAAACGACAGACGAGACAGCCAATCGAGACGCGGGGTCGGCCGGCGGCGATCTGGCGGCCCAATGGGCGCCGCGGAGGGCCTGGCCGAGCGGAGGAAGCGCGGGGGCGACAACGGGCGTTGTCGTGGCTGACGAGCTTATTGGGGCGCGGGCCGCCTGGCCCGGTGGCGCCACTGCTGTCTTCGGAAAGATCATCGGCAAGGCGCTT CCCGCCAACGTCGCCTACGAGGACGAGGAG tgccttgcgttccgtgatctttccccccaagctccgacgcttctcctagtcatgcctaaggagccagttatcaggttatctgaagcagaagattctgGTGAATGT ctgcttgggcatttaatgactgttggcaagaagcgtgctgctcacctgggcctGGCCAATGGATTCCGGATGGTTGTGGATGAAGGGCCCGAGGGTGGGCAGCCTGTGTGTCGCGTACATCTACGTATTCTGGGTGGCCGTCAGTTGGGCTGGCCGCCTGGCTAA